In Siphonobacter curvatus, the DNA window CTACCATCACGTTTTGCAGACGTACAAAATCTCCTTTTTCAACGTAAGCCGAAATGTTAGGAATATTGGCAGCTGCGAAGTTATCGTTGTAGATCAAACGGGGTACATCCGTAATCTGACCGGGGGTAGTCCAGCGATTGAGGACCTTCTTGGCGTTATTAAACATCCGCTGATCCAGCCAGGTGCCCGTATTTCCGTTCAGAATGTAGTTTCCACCCGAGTACGTAAAATTCAGATTTACATCAAAGTTTTTATACCGGAACGTATTGTTAAAGCCTCCGTACCATTTGGGCAGGGCATTACCCATGGGTTTGTAATCGGCCGCCGAAATAGCCGGTGCCCGGGTTCCGTCCAGGTACGTCCAGCTGGTACCTGCTTCGGGTGAGATCGCCGCACTATACTGCACCTGCTCACCTTTAGCGTTCACGAAAATACGCTGTCCATTGGCCGGGTTGATGCCATCCGTGATAGCTCCGAAAAGCGTCCCGACGGGTAAGCCTACCTGCGTGATATTGAAGATGTTGGCGGAGGTAGACGTCGTACTCAAAATACGATCACCTTCGGTGGCCAACGAGGTTACCTTATTGGACAGGTGCGTGAAGTTGAAACTGACGTTCCAGGAAAAATCCTGCTTCCGGATTACCGTTGAGTTGATGCCTAATTCAATCCCCCGGTTGTAAAGTGAACCTACGTTTGAGAGAATGGCATTATCAGGGATTCCTTTGGAGGGTGCCTGAGGAACGCTGAGAATCAAGCCATTTACGTTGTTGTTGAAGTAGGTAACCTCTACCTGTACTTTATTATCCCACAAGCCCAGGTCTGCTCCGAAGTTGGTTTGTTCTGAAGTTTCCCAACCCAGATTTTGGTTTCCGGCCTGATTATAGGCCCAGGTGGGTACCGTTCCGTAGAGTGAAGAAGAATACAGGTTCAGTGAAGCGTATGCATTGTTCAGGTTTCCGTTTCCTACCCGACCCCAACTGGCCCGCAGTTTTGCACTGGAAATAACCTTGCTTACCGCCGAGCCTTTGTAAAACTCTTCTTCGGACAGAGCCCAGCCGCCGGAGATTCCGCCAAAGTTCCCCCATTTCCGACCCGTACCCAAAGCCGAATTGCCGTCTCTGCGGAAGTTGAGGGTAAAGAAATAGCGGTCACTGAAATCATAGGTTACCCGCGAAAACACGGACAGGAACGAACGGGAATTTATACTATTCCCCGAAGGCGTAATATTCCCCCACGTACCTTGATAATCGACAAAATACGGATCGGCGGCCTGCGTCACGTTGACACCCCAGGTATTGGTATTGAATACCTGAGCATCGTAACCGAGCAAAGCCGTCAAGTGGCTTTTACCAAATCGCGTATCGTAGTTAAGTGTATTGGTGAAATTCCAGTTGTTACGTAACCCCGTCACATTGGTAACCGAACCATTCGTCGAAGATCCGCCGCCCGGTTCAGCACTCGTGGAGTTAATGTTTTCGTTTCGCAGACGATCAATCGAATAGTTAGTCGTAAAATCCAATCCCTTAAACAGGGTTACCGTAGCTCCGATATTGGCCAGGATCCGATCATTCTCCGAGGTATAATTAGCCAGTTTGAACAGAGCCGTCGGGTTGTAGTACACACTGACTACCTGGTTATTGCCATTTCCAATGGGTCCACCCGCGATGCCTAGATTCAGACTGGGCGTTCCATCTTCATTATAGGCCGGTACGTTTGGAGCCAGCGTATAGGCCATCCGAGCAGCGCCTACAATCAACTGGGCATTGCCTTCCAGCGAACCGGAGTTAGGCGATTTATTGAAAGTATTTGAGTAATTGATGTTTCCTCGCAGCTTCAACCATTTCGTCGCCTGATGATCCAGATTCAACCGAATTCCTTTTCGTTTGAAGTTATTGGTTCGCAGAATACCGTTCTGATCGGAGTAGTTGGTAGAAAAGAAATAACTCGTATTCTTATTTCCCCCACTTACGTTTATGGCATGGTTGTGCGATACACCATTCTGGAAAATGTGATCGTACCAGTTCGTGTTGACTAAGGAACCATCGGAGCGGTAGCTTGGAAAGAATAAAGCCGCCGGAGACGTAGACCGTTCGATCGTCTTTTTGTTGTTGACCGCCTCGTTTTTGATCATCATGTATTCCTCGGCGTTGAGTAATTCGGGCAAACGAACCGGACTGGTTACGCCTACCCAGCCATCGTACCCGACCCGTACTCTTCCTTCTTTGCCCCGCTTCGTCGTGACCAGCAACACGCCCGCTGCGGCCCGCGAACCGTAGATAGCCGTAGACGCCGCATCCTTAAGTACATCAATGGACTCGATGTCGGAAGGGTTAATATCTCCTAAGGGGTTATTGGGTACGTTGCCGTTGCCTACGCTACCCGTTGTTAAGGGG includes these proteins:
- a CDS encoding SusC/RagA family TonB-linked outer membrane protein; the protein is MKKKYLTLFQRAGQGHFKRKLMLPALVITLSAPLAEATLPQKTNYSTAYALNPAVDRTITGTVTDKDSKEGLPGVSVQVKGTNIGTTTDAQGRYRLTIPNERSVVVFSFIGYTTTEQPITTQTSVDIELATNSKELTEVLVVGYGTQTKKEFTGSAASINSEKLKEIPVQSFDQALAGRAAGVNISVANGVLNNAPVIRVRGINSISLSSYPLIVVDGIPLTTGSVGNGNVPNNPLGDINPSDIESIDVLKDAASTAIYGSRAAAGVLLVTTKRGKEGRVRVGYDGWVGVTSPVRLPELLNAEEYMMIKNEAVNNKKTIERSTSPAALFFPSYRSDGSLVNTNWYDHIFQNGVSHNHAINVSGGNKNTSYFFSTNYSDQNGILRTNNFKRKGIRLNLDHQATKWLKLRGNINYSNTFNKSPNSGSLEGNAQLIVGAARMAYTLAPNVPAYNEDGTPSLNLGIAGGPIGNGNNQVVSVYYNPTALFKLANYTSENDRILANIGATVTLFKGLDFTTNYSIDRLRNENINSTSAEPGGGSSTNGSVTNVTGLRNNWNFTNTLNYDTRFGKSHLTALLGYDAQVFNTNTWGVNVTQAADPYFVDYQGTWGNITPSGNSINSRSFLSVFSRVTYDFSDRYFFTLNFRRDGNSALGTGRKWGNFGGISGGWALSEEEFYKGSAVSKVISSAKLRASWGRVGNGNLNNAYASLNLYSSSLYGTVPTWAYNQAGNQNLGWETSEQTNFGADLGLWDNKVQVEVTYFNNNVNGLILSVPQAPSKGIPDNAILSNVGSLYNRGIELGINSTVIRKQDFSWNVSFNFTHLSNKVTSLATEGDRILSTTSTSANIFNITQVGLPVGTLFGAITDGINPANGQRIFVNAKGEQVQYSAAISPEAGTSWTYLDGTRAPAISAADYKPMGNALPKWYGGFNNTFRYKNFDVNLNFTYSGGNYILNGNTGTWLDQRMFNNAKKVLNRWTTPGQITDVPRLIYNDNFAAANIPNISAYVEKGDFVRLQNVMVGYKLPSSLFGQSGISSLRVYAQASNVFLLTKYTGVEPESSVNGNTNTSPGIEYNSLGNGRTITLGVNLAF